The Clostridiisalibacter paucivorans DSM 22131 genome segment ATTTCATCAGATATAAATAATATCCCATTCTTTTTACATAATTCATGCAATGCTTTCATATATCTCTTAGGAGGAACTATCAGCCCAGCATCTCCAGCTATAGGTTCTATAAAAACAGCTGCCACTTCTTCTGCTGGTAAATAATAATTAAACGCATACTCTATATCTTTAAGACACTCCTTTTTACAACTTTTCTCTTTTTTGCCATATCTACATCTAATACAATTTGGATAGTTGAAATGGTATACTTCAGGAAGTAAAGGGCCGATATTTTTCCTCATATTTGTATTTATTGCAGATATAGATAAGGCCCCATATGTGCTCCCATGATATGATTCACAAAACGATATTATCTTACTTCTACCTGTATATGCTCTTGCCAATTTAATAGCACCGTCTATTGACGCAGACCCTGTAGTACTAAACATTACCTTCTTATTATCATCACCCGGTGCCACACTTATTAGTTTTCTTGCAAGTTCAACTGGTTCTCTGGCATAAAAATACGCCAATGTATATTGAGCTAGATTTTCCATCTGTTCCTTTACCACTTTTGCTATCTCTTTATTTCCATGTCCTATATTTGCTGAAGATGCACTAGATAGAAAGTCTATATATTCCCTATTTTCATAATCGTATAACAATGCTCCCTTTCCTTTTTGAAAAGCCACAGGATAATAGGGTATCTTCTGACTATTGGATACATACTTCTTTTCTTTAGAAGCAATAATATGATTCTGATTTACATTCTTTAACATAATTATTAAACCTCCTCAACACACTGGAATTTAAACTTATTTTTATTGACCCTTTAATCTACACCCATAGCATCATCCCTTTCTTTTATAAACTTGTTAATAGATTCTACATATAATAGTAGCAATTTACATACCAAAAATAATCAAAGCATAATATTAGCTACATGCAGCCATTTTACAGGATTAACTATATCCAATACACAAAAAAAGACTGTAAAGAATGTAAAATGATTTACACTCTTCACAGCCTAATATTACTTATTATCCTTATCAATCTAGATATTCTAACCAAATCTTTATATGTAAACCCTTTACATGTAAAGGATTTACATTATTTCACATCATATTTTTTAAGCATTTTATATAATGTAGGCCTTGAAATGCCCAATGCCTCTGCTGTTTTCTTTTTATTTCCCCCCATTTTTGACATCATATCCGTTAATATTTTTTTATCTATTTTTATAATGTTTCTTTTTATTATTTCGTCATATCCCTGTGCCTGCATTCCAGCATCATATAAAGTCTTCTCTGTTATCTTATTTCCCTCACATAAAAAAATAATCCTTGATATTAAATTTTCAAGTTCTCTTACATTTCCAGGCCATGAATAATTCAATAGGATTTCTATAGCACTATCTTCAATATCCATAGCCCTTTTGCCTGATTTTTTACTTATTTTTTCTATAAAATACCTAGCTAAAAG includes the following:
- a CDS encoding aminotransferase class III-fold pyridoxal phosphate-dependent enzyme; the encoded protein is MLKNVNQNHIIASKEKKYVSNSQKIPYYPVAFQKGKGALLYDYENREYIDFLSSASSANIGHGNKEIAKVVKEQMENLAQYTLAYFYAREPVELARKLISVAPGDDNKKVMFSTTGSASIDGAIKLARAYTGRSKIISFCESYHGSTYGALSISAINTNMRKNIGPLLPEVYHFNYPNCIRCRYGKKEKSCKKECLKDIEYAFNYYLPAEEVAAVFIEPIAGDAGLIVPPKRYMKALHELCKKNGILFISDEIQQGVGRTGKWFGIEHFDIEPDLIVLGKSIGGGLPLGIVIGKSDIMDSLDAPGHLFSMTGNSTVCAAALKMIEIFEREDLNTRAYEMGEYIKNRFLELKEKYEIIGDVRGVGMSIAVDLVKNRNTMEKNYEAAAKICYRCIERGLILIFIGQSVLRVQPPIVITKEQVDKALDIVEKSINEYLNGQIGEEVFKITKGW